The proteins below are encoded in one region of Rhinolophus sinicus isolate RSC01 linkage group LG07, ASM3656204v1, whole genome shotgun sequence:
- the GBF1 gene encoding Golgi-specific brefeldin A-resistance guanine nucleotide exchange factor 1 isoform X2, protein MVDKNIYIIQGEINIVVGAIKRNARWSTHTPLDEERDPLLHSFSHLKEVLNKITELSEIEPNVFLRPFLEVIRSEDTTGPITGLALTSVNKFLSYALIDPTHEGTAEGMENMADAVTHARFVGTDPASDEVVLMKILQVLRTLLLTPVGAHLTNESVCEIMQSCFRICFEMRLSELLRKSAEHTLVDMVQLLFTRLPQFKEEPKNYMGTNMKKLKMRAGGMSDSSKWKKQKRSPRPPRHMTKVTPGSELPTSNGTTLSSNLTGGMPFIDVPTPISSASSEAASAVVSPSADSGLEFSSQTTSKEDLTDLEPPGSPGYSTAAEPGSSELGLPEQSDPQEGAYVEKAQSASVESIPEVLEECTSPVEHSDAASVHDMDYVNPRGVRFTQSSQKEGTALVPYGLPCIRELFRFLISLTNPHDRHNSEVMIHMGLHLLTVALESAPVAQCQTLLGLIKDEMCRYLFQLLSVERLNLYAASLRVCFLLFESMREHLKFQLEMYIKKLMEIITVENPKMPYEMKEMALEAIVQLWHIPSFVTELYINYDCDYYCSNLFEDLTKLLSKNAFPVSGQLYTTHLLSLDALLTVIDSTEAHCQAKVLNNLTQQEKKEAARPSYEAVDSTREASSTERAASEGKAVGKAPDIPGLHLPGGGRLPAEHGKPGCSDLEEAGDSGADKKFTRKPPRFSCLLPDPRELIEIKNKKKLLITGTEQFNQKPKKGIQFLQEKGLLTIPMDNTEVAQWLRENPRLDKKMIGEFVSDRKNIDLLESFVSTFSFQGLRLDEALRLYLEAFRLPGEAPVIQRLLEAFTEHWRNCNGSPFANSDACFALAYAVIMLNTDQHNHNVRKQNAPMTLEEFRKNLKGVNGGKDFEQDILEDMYHAIKNEEIVMPEEQTGWVRENYVWNVLLHRGATPEGVFLRVPAGSYDLDLFTMTWGPTIAALSYVFDKSLEETIIQKAISGFRKCAMISAHYGLSDVFDNLIISLCKFTALSSESIENLPTVFGSNPKAHIAAKTVFHLAHRHGDILREGWKNIMEAMLQLFRAQLLPKAMVEVEDFVDPNGKISLQREETPSNRGESTVLSFVSWLTLSGTEQSSVRGPSTESQEAKRAALDCIKQCDPEKMITESKFLQLESLQELMKALVSVTPDEETYDEEDAAFCLEMLLRIVLENRDRVGCVWQTVRDHLYHLCVQAQDFCFLVDRAVVGLLRLAIRLLRREEISGQVLLSLRILLLMKPSVLSRVSHQVAFGLHELLKTNAANIHSGDDWATLFTLLECIGSGVKPPAALQATARADAPDTGAQSDSELPSYHQNDVSLDRGYTSDSEVYTDHGRPGKIHRSATDVDVVNSGWLVVGKDDIDNSKPGPGPNWPGPSPLVNQYSLTVGLDLGPHDTKSLLKCVESLSFIVRDAAHITPDNFELCVKTLRIFVEASLNGGCKSQEKRAKSHKYESKGNRFKKKSKEGPVLRRPRSSSQHTTRGSHSDDDEDEGVPASYHTVSLQVSQDLLDLMHTLHTRAASIYSSWAEEQRHLETGGRKIEADSRTLWAHCWCPLLQGIACLCCDARRQVRMQALTYLQRALLVHDLQKLDALEWESCFNKVLFPLLTKLLENISPADVGGMEETRMRASTLLSKVFLQHLSPLLSLSTFAALWLTILDFMDKYMHAGSSDLLSEAIPESLKNMLLVMDTAEIFHSADARGGSPSALWEITWERIDCFLPHLRDELFKQTVIQDPMPMEPHAQKPLASAHLTPAAGDTRTPGHPPPPEMPSELGACDFEKPEGARPANSSSPGSPVASSPSRLSPTPDGPPPLAQPPLILQPLASPLQVGVPPMTLPIILNPALIEATSPVPLLATPRPTDPMPTSEVN, encoded by the exons AACTCTCAGAAATTGAGCCCAATGTGTTCCTACGTCCATTTCTGGAAGTGATTCGCTCTGAAGATACCACTGGCCCTATCACTGGACTGGCGCTGACCTCGGTCAACAAGTTCCTGTCCTATGCGCTCATAG ATCCCACGCATGAGGGCACAGCAGAGGGCATGGAGAACATGGCAGATGCTGTCACCCACGCCCGTTTTGTGGGCACGGATCCTGCCAGCGATGAGGTTGTCCTGATGAAAATCCTTCAG GTGCTGCGGACTCTCTTGCTGACACCAGTGGGTGCCCACCTAACCAATGAATCTGTGTGTGAGATTATGCAGTCTTGCTTCCGGATCTGCTTTGAAATGAGGCTCAGTG AGTTATTGAGAAAATCCGCAGAGCACACTCTCGTAGACATGGTGCAGCTGCTCTTCACAAG GTTACCTCAGTTTAAAGAAGAACCCAAGAACTATATGGGGACCAACATGAAAAAG CTGAAAATGAGAGCAGGAGGCATGAGTGATTCATCCAagtggaagaaacagaagagatcCCCCCGGCCCCCACGTCATATGACCAAAGTTACGCCAGGTTCAGAGCTGCCCACCTCCAATGGAACCACCTTATCCTCTAACCTCACTG GTGGCATGCCCTTCATTGATGTGCCCACTCCCATCTCCTCCGCAAGTTCAGAAGCTGCCTCAGCAGTGGTCAGCCCCTCTGCAGACAGTGGCCTGGAGTTCTCCTCCCAGACCACTTCCAAAGAGGACCTCACTGACCTGGAGCCACCCGGCTCTCCAGGGTACAGCACTGCTGCAGAGCCCGGCAGCAGTGAGCTGGGGCTTCCTGAGCAGTCTGACCCCCAG GAAGGAGCCTATGTGGAAAAGGCGCAGTCAGCATCCGTGGAATCCATCCCTGAAGTGTTAGAGGAGTGCACATCCCCTGTTGAGCACTCTGACGCCGCCTCTGTCCACGACATGGATTACGTCAACCCCCGGGGCGTGCGCTTTACACAGTCCTCCCAGAAAGAAG GTACAGCTTTGGTTCCCTATGGTCTTCCCTGCATCCGCGAGCTCTTCCGTTTCCTCATCTCCCTCACCAATCCACATGACCGCCACAACTCAGAGGTTATGATCCACATGGGACTACATTTGCTGACAGTGGCTCTGGAGTCAGCCCCTGTAGCCCAATGCCAAACCCTCTTGGGCCTCATCAAGGATGAGATGTGCCGCTATTTATTCCAG CTACTCAGCGTAGAGCGACTGAACCTTTATGCTGCTTCCCTGCGAGTATGCTTCCTACTGTTTGAGAGCATGAGGGAGCACCTCAAGTTCCAACTGGAG ATGTACATCAAAAAGCTCATGGAGATCATCACTGTGGAGAACCCCAAGATGCCTTACGAGATGAAGGAGATGGCACTGGAGGCCATTGTACAGCTGTGGCACATCCCCAGCTTTGTCACTGAGCTCTACATCAACTATGATTGTGACTACTACTGTTCCAACCTCTTTGAAGACCTCACCAAGCTGCTGTCCAAG AATGCCTTCCCTGTATCTGGTCAGCTCTATACAACACACCTACTGTCTCTTGATGCCCTACTGACAGTGATTGACAGCACTGAGGCCCACTGCCAGGCTAAAGTCCTCAACAACCTTACCcagcaagagaagaaagaggcAGCCAGGCCCAGCTATGAAGCAGTGGATAGCACCCGAGAAGCCAGCAGTA CTGAGAGAGCAGCCAGTGAGGGGAAGGCTGTAGGCAAGGCCCCAGACATCCCAGGTCTGCATCTGCCAGGTGGAGGGCGGCTGCCAGCAGAACATGGGAAGCCAGGATGCAGTGATCTGGAGGAAGCTGGTGACTCTGGGG CTGACAAAAAATTTACCCGGAAGCCACCTCGATTTTCCTGTCTCCTGCCAGATCCACGAGAActgattgaaattaaaaacaaaaagaag CTTCTCATCACTGGCACAGAGCAGTTCAACCAGAAACCAAAGAAGGGGATCCAGTTTCTGCAGGAGAAAGGCCTCCTCACCATCCCGATGGACAACACAGAGGTAGCCCAGTGGCTCCGAGAAAACCCGCGATTGGACAAGAAAATGATTGGAGAGTTTGTGAGTGACCGCAAAAACATTGACCTGTTGGAAAGCTTTgtgag CACCTTCAGCTTTCAGGGTCTGCGGCTGGACGAAGCTCTTCGCCTCTACCTGGAAGCCTTCCGCTTGCCTGGGGAAGCGCCAGTCATCCAGAGGTTGTTGGAGGCATTCACAGAGCATTGGAGG AATTGTAATGGCTCCCCATTTGCCAATAGCGATGCCTGCTTTGCCCTGGCCTATGCTGTCATCATGCTTAATACTGACCAGCACAACCACAATGTTCGCAAACAGAATGCACCCATGACCCTGGAG GAGTTTCGCAAAAACCTAAAAGGTGTGAATGGAGGCAAGGACTTTGAACAAGACATCCTGGAGGACATGTATCATGCCATCAA GAATGAGGAAATTGTGATGCCTGAGGAGCAGACAGGCTGGGTTCGGGAGAACTATGTGTGGAATGTGCTGCTTCATCGAGGTGCCACCCCAGAGGGCGTATTCCTGCGTGTGCCTGCTGGCAGCTACGATCTTGACCTCTTCACCATGACCTGGGGCCCCACTATTGCTGCTCTCTCTTACGTCTTTGACAAAAGCCTTGAGGAGACAATCATCCAGAAAGCCATCTCAGGCTTCAG GAAGTGCGCCATGATCTCCGCCCACTATGGCCTCAGCGATGTGTTTGACAATCTCATCATCTCTCTGTGCAAATTCACAGCGCTTAGCAGTGAG TCTATTGAGAACCTGCCCACTGTGTTTGGAAGCAACCCTAAAGCCCATATTGCAGCCAAGACAGTATTCCATTTGGCTCATCGTCATGGCGACATCCTGAGAGAGGGCTGGAAGAATATCATGGAGGCCATGCTGCAGCTCTTCCGAGCCCAACTGCTGCCCAAGGCTATGGTGGAG GTAGAAGATTTTGTGGATCCCAATGGCAAGATCTCTCTACAACGGGAGGAGACACCATCGAACCG AGGAGAGTCGACAGTGCTGAGCTTCGTGAGCTGGCTGACACTAAGCGGCACCGAGCAGTCTAGCGTGAGGGGCCCATCCACTGAGAGCCAGGAGGCTAAGAGAGCTGCCTTAGACTGTATCAAG CAATGTGACCCAGAAAAGATGATCACGGAAAGCAAATTCCTCCAGCTGGAGTCACTGCAGGAGCTCATGAAG GCTCTGGTCTCAGTGACACCAGATGAAGAGACATATGATGAAGAGGATGCTGCTTTCTGCCTGGAGATGCTGCTGAGGATTGTCCTGGAGAACAG AGACCGTGTGGGCTGTGTGTGGCAGACTGTCCGAGACCATCTATACCACCTGTGTGTCCAGGCACAGGATTTCTGCTTCCTTGTGGATCGGGCGGTAGTGGGGCTGCTACGCCTGGCCATTCGGCTACTCCGGAGAGAGGAGATCAGTGGCCAG gtACTGCTCTCTCTTCGCATTTTGCTACTAATGAAGCCCAGCGTGCTTTCCCGAGTCAGTCACCAGGTAGCCTTTGGGCTCCATGAACTCCTTAAGACCAACGCCGCCAACATCCACTCAGGTGATGACTGGGCCACCCTCTTCACGCTGCTGGAGTGCATTGGCTCAGGTGTGAAGCCTCCAGCTGCCCTGCAGGCCACAGCCAGGGCCGATGCACCTGATACTG GGGCCCAATCTGACAGTGAACTCCCATCCTACCATCAAAATGATGTGAGCCTGGACCGAGGGTACACGTCTGACTCAGAGGTATACACTGACCATGGCAGGCCTGGCAAGATCCACCGATCGGCCACAGATGTTGACGTGGTCAACAGCGGTTGGTTAGTG GTGGGGAAGGATGACATCGATAACTCCAAGCCAGGGCCCGGGCCCAACTGGCCAGGCCCTTCACCCCTAGTCAATCAGTACAGCCTAACAGTGGGGCTGGATCTCGGGCCGCATGACACTAAGTCCCTGCTTAAGTGTGTGGAGTCACTGTCCTTCATTGTGCGTGATGCTGCCCACATCACACCCGACAACTTTGAGCTCTGCGTCAAGACTCTCCGCATCTTTGTGGAGGCCAGTCTTAATGGCG GGTGCAAGTCCCAGGAGAAACGTGCCAAGAGCCACAAGTATGAAAGCAAAGGGAACCGCTTTAAGAAGAAATCGAAGGAGGGCCCAGTGCTTCGGCGCCCTCGATCCTCCAGCCAACATACCACTCGGGGCAGCCATAGTGACGACGATGAGGATGAAGGCGTGCCTGCCAGCTACCATACGGTGTCTTTACAGGTCAGTCAGGAC TTGCTAGACCTGATGCACACCCTGCACACTCGGGCGGCCTCTATCTACAGCTCGTGGGCAGAGGAGCAGCGCCACCTGGAGACAGGTGGCCGGAAGATCGAAGCAGATTCACGCACCCTCTGGGCCCACTGCTGGTGCCCTTTGCTGCAGG GCATTGCCTGCCTTTGCTGTGATGCCCGGCGCCAGGTGCGGATGCAGGCGCTGACGTATCTGCAGCGAGCACTGCTGGTACATGATCTGCAAAAGCTCGATGCCCTGGAATGGGAGTCCTGTTTTAACAAG GTGCTGTTTCCTCTACTGACCAAGCTCTTGGAGAACATCAGCCCTGCAGATGTGGGTGGGATGGAAGAGACCCGGATGAGGGCTTCCACCCTGCTCTCTAAG GTCTTCCTGCAGCACCTGTCCCCACTGCTGTCACTGTCTACCTTTGCGGCCCTCTGGTTGACCATCCTGGACTTCATGGACAAGTACATGCACGCAGGCTCCAGTGACTTACTG TCTGAGGCCATCCCTGAGTCTCTGAAGAACATGCTCCTGGTGATGGACACAGCAGAGATTTTCCACAGTGCAGATGCCCGAGGAGGCAGCCCCTCAGCCCTCTGGGAGATCACCTGGGAGCGCATTGATTGTTTTCTGCCCCACCTACGAGATGAGCTCTTCAAGCAGACTGTCATCCAGG ACCCCATGCCCATGGAGCCTCATGCCCAAAAACCTCTGGCCTCAGCTCACCTGACTCCTGCTGCTGGGGACACCAGGACACCTGGCCATCCACCTCCCCCAGAGATGCCCTCTGAACTGGGGGCCTGTG ACTTTGAGAAGCCTGAGGGCGCCCGACCTGCCAACAGCAGCTCCCCTGGATCACCTGTGGCATCTAGCCCCAGCAGGCTGAGCCCTACCCCAGATGGGCCTCCACCCCTGGCTCAGCCCCCACTGATCCTGCAGCCCTTGGCCTCCCCACTGCAGGTGGGCGTGCCACCCATGACTCTGCCCATCATCCTCAACCCTGCTCTCATCGAAGCCACCTCACCAGTGCCCCTCCTGGCCACACCCCGCCCCACAGACCCCATGCCCACCTCTGAGGTGAACTAA
- the GBF1 gene encoding Golgi-specific brefeldin A-resistance guanine nucleotide exchange factor 1 isoform X1 — MVDKNIYIIQGEINIVVGAIKRNARWSTHTPLDEERDPLLHSFSHLKEVLNKITELSEIEPNVFLRPFLEVIRSEDTTGPITGLALTSVNKFLSYALIDPTHEGTAEGMENMADAVTHARFVGTDPASDEVVLMKILQVLRTLLLTPVGAHLTNESVCEIMQSCFRICFEMRLSELLRKSAEHTLVDMVQLLFTRLPQFKEEPKNYMGTNMKKLKMRAGGMSDSSKWKKQKRSPRPPRHMTKVTPGSELPTSNGTTLSSNLTGGMPFIDVPTPISSASSEAASAVVSPSADSGLEFSSQTTSKEDLTDLEPPGSPGYSTAAEPGSSELGLPEQSDPQQEGAYVEKAQSASVESIPEVLEECTSPVEHSDAASVHDMDYVNPRGVRFTQSSQKEGTALVPYGLPCIRELFRFLISLTNPHDRHNSEVMIHMGLHLLTVALESAPVAQCQTLLGLIKDEMCRYLFQLLSVERLNLYAASLRVCFLLFESMREHLKFQLEMYIKKLMEIITVENPKMPYEMKEMALEAIVQLWHIPSFVTELYINYDCDYYCSNLFEDLTKLLSKNAFPVSGQLYTTHLLSLDALLTVIDSTEAHCQAKVLNNLTQQEKKEAARPSYEAVDSTREASSTERAASEGKAVGKAPDIPGLHLPGGGRLPAEHGKPGCSDLEEAGDSGADKKFTRKPPRFSCLLPDPRELIEIKNKKKLLITGTEQFNQKPKKGIQFLQEKGLLTIPMDNTEVAQWLRENPRLDKKMIGEFVSDRKNIDLLESFVSTFSFQGLRLDEALRLYLEAFRLPGEAPVIQRLLEAFTEHWRNCNGSPFANSDACFALAYAVIMLNTDQHNHNVRKQNAPMTLEEFRKNLKGVNGGKDFEQDILEDMYHAIKNEEIVMPEEQTGWVRENYVWNVLLHRGATPEGVFLRVPAGSYDLDLFTMTWGPTIAALSYVFDKSLEETIIQKAISGFRKCAMISAHYGLSDVFDNLIISLCKFTALSSESIENLPTVFGSNPKAHIAAKTVFHLAHRHGDILREGWKNIMEAMLQLFRAQLLPKAMVEVEDFVDPNGKISLQREETPSNRGESTVLSFVSWLTLSGTEQSSVRGPSTESQEAKRAALDCIKQCDPEKMITESKFLQLESLQELMKALVSVTPDEETYDEEDAAFCLEMLLRIVLENRDRVGCVWQTVRDHLYHLCVQAQDFCFLVDRAVVGLLRLAIRLLRREEISGQVLLSLRILLLMKPSVLSRVSHQVAFGLHELLKTNAANIHSGDDWATLFTLLECIGSGVKPPAALQATARADAPDTGAQSDSELPSYHQNDVSLDRGYTSDSEVYTDHGRPGKIHRSATDVDVVNSGWLVVGKDDIDNSKPGPGPNWPGPSPLVNQYSLTVGLDLGPHDTKSLLKCVESLSFIVRDAAHITPDNFELCVKTLRIFVEASLNGGCKSQEKRAKSHKYESKGNRFKKKSKEGPVLRRPRSSSQHTTRGSHSDDDEDEGVPASYHTVSLQVSQDLLDLMHTLHTRAASIYSSWAEEQRHLETGGRKIEADSRTLWAHCWCPLLQGIACLCCDARRQVRMQALTYLQRALLVHDLQKLDALEWESCFNKVLFPLLTKLLENISPADVGGMEETRMRASTLLSKVFLQHLSPLLSLSTFAALWLTILDFMDKYMHAGSSDLLSEAIPESLKNMLLVMDTAEIFHSADARGGSPSALWEITWERIDCFLPHLRDELFKQTVIQDPMPMEPHAQKPLASAHLTPAAGDTRTPGHPPPPEMPSELGACDFEKPEGARPANSSSPGSPVASSPSRLSPTPDGPPPLAQPPLILQPLASPLQVGVPPMTLPIILNPALIEATSPVPLLATPRPTDPMPTSEVN, encoded by the exons AACTCTCAGAAATTGAGCCCAATGTGTTCCTACGTCCATTTCTGGAAGTGATTCGCTCTGAAGATACCACTGGCCCTATCACTGGACTGGCGCTGACCTCGGTCAACAAGTTCCTGTCCTATGCGCTCATAG ATCCCACGCATGAGGGCACAGCAGAGGGCATGGAGAACATGGCAGATGCTGTCACCCACGCCCGTTTTGTGGGCACGGATCCTGCCAGCGATGAGGTTGTCCTGATGAAAATCCTTCAG GTGCTGCGGACTCTCTTGCTGACACCAGTGGGTGCCCACCTAACCAATGAATCTGTGTGTGAGATTATGCAGTCTTGCTTCCGGATCTGCTTTGAAATGAGGCTCAGTG AGTTATTGAGAAAATCCGCAGAGCACACTCTCGTAGACATGGTGCAGCTGCTCTTCACAAG GTTACCTCAGTTTAAAGAAGAACCCAAGAACTATATGGGGACCAACATGAAAAAG CTGAAAATGAGAGCAGGAGGCATGAGTGATTCATCCAagtggaagaaacagaagagatcCCCCCGGCCCCCACGTCATATGACCAAAGTTACGCCAGGTTCAGAGCTGCCCACCTCCAATGGAACCACCTTATCCTCTAACCTCACTG GTGGCATGCCCTTCATTGATGTGCCCACTCCCATCTCCTCCGCAAGTTCAGAAGCTGCCTCAGCAGTGGTCAGCCCCTCTGCAGACAGTGGCCTGGAGTTCTCCTCCCAGACCACTTCCAAAGAGGACCTCACTGACCTGGAGCCACCCGGCTCTCCAGGGTACAGCACTGCTGCAGAGCCCGGCAGCAGTGAGCTGGGGCTTCCTGAGCAGTCTGACCCCCAG CAGGAAGGAGCCTATGTGGAAAAGGCGCAGTCAGCATCCGTGGAATCCATCCCTGAAGTGTTAGAGGAGTGCACATCCCCTGTTGAGCACTCTGACGCCGCCTCTGTCCACGACATGGATTACGTCAACCCCCGGGGCGTGCGCTTTACACAGTCCTCCCAGAAAGAAG GTACAGCTTTGGTTCCCTATGGTCTTCCCTGCATCCGCGAGCTCTTCCGTTTCCTCATCTCCCTCACCAATCCACATGACCGCCACAACTCAGAGGTTATGATCCACATGGGACTACATTTGCTGACAGTGGCTCTGGAGTCAGCCCCTGTAGCCCAATGCCAAACCCTCTTGGGCCTCATCAAGGATGAGATGTGCCGCTATTTATTCCAG CTACTCAGCGTAGAGCGACTGAACCTTTATGCTGCTTCCCTGCGAGTATGCTTCCTACTGTTTGAGAGCATGAGGGAGCACCTCAAGTTCCAACTGGAG ATGTACATCAAAAAGCTCATGGAGATCATCACTGTGGAGAACCCCAAGATGCCTTACGAGATGAAGGAGATGGCACTGGAGGCCATTGTACAGCTGTGGCACATCCCCAGCTTTGTCACTGAGCTCTACATCAACTATGATTGTGACTACTACTGTTCCAACCTCTTTGAAGACCTCACCAAGCTGCTGTCCAAG AATGCCTTCCCTGTATCTGGTCAGCTCTATACAACACACCTACTGTCTCTTGATGCCCTACTGACAGTGATTGACAGCACTGAGGCCCACTGCCAGGCTAAAGTCCTCAACAACCTTACCcagcaagagaagaaagaggcAGCCAGGCCCAGCTATGAAGCAGTGGATAGCACCCGAGAAGCCAGCAGTA CTGAGAGAGCAGCCAGTGAGGGGAAGGCTGTAGGCAAGGCCCCAGACATCCCAGGTCTGCATCTGCCAGGTGGAGGGCGGCTGCCAGCAGAACATGGGAAGCCAGGATGCAGTGATCTGGAGGAAGCTGGTGACTCTGGGG CTGACAAAAAATTTACCCGGAAGCCACCTCGATTTTCCTGTCTCCTGCCAGATCCACGAGAActgattgaaattaaaaacaaaaagaag CTTCTCATCACTGGCACAGAGCAGTTCAACCAGAAACCAAAGAAGGGGATCCAGTTTCTGCAGGAGAAAGGCCTCCTCACCATCCCGATGGACAACACAGAGGTAGCCCAGTGGCTCCGAGAAAACCCGCGATTGGACAAGAAAATGATTGGAGAGTTTGTGAGTGACCGCAAAAACATTGACCTGTTGGAAAGCTTTgtgag CACCTTCAGCTTTCAGGGTCTGCGGCTGGACGAAGCTCTTCGCCTCTACCTGGAAGCCTTCCGCTTGCCTGGGGAAGCGCCAGTCATCCAGAGGTTGTTGGAGGCATTCACAGAGCATTGGAGG AATTGTAATGGCTCCCCATTTGCCAATAGCGATGCCTGCTTTGCCCTGGCCTATGCTGTCATCATGCTTAATACTGACCAGCACAACCACAATGTTCGCAAACAGAATGCACCCATGACCCTGGAG GAGTTTCGCAAAAACCTAAAAGGTGTGAATGGAGGCAAGGACTTTGAACAAGACATCCTGGAGGACATGTATCATGCCATCAA GAATGAGGAAATTGTGATGCCTGAGGAGCAGACAGGCTGGGTTCGGGAGAACTATGTGTGGAATGTGCTGCTTCATCGAGGTGCCACCCCAGAGGGCGTATTCCTGCGTGTGCCTGCTGGCAGCTACGATCTTGACCTCTTCACCATGACCTGGGGCCCCACTATTGCTGCTCTCTCTTACGTCTTTGACAAAAGCCTTGAGGAGACAATCATCCAGAAAGCCATCTCAGGCTTCAG GAAGTGCGCCATGATCTCCGCCCACTATGGCCTCAGCGATGTGTTTGACAATCTCATCATCTCTCTGTGCAAATTCACAGCGCTTAGCAGTGAG TCTATTGAGAACCTGCCCACTGTGTTTGGAAGCAACCCTAAAGCCCATATTGCAGCCAAGACAGTATTCCATTTGGCTCATCGTCATGGCGACATCCTGAGAGAGGGCTGGAAGAATATCATGGAGGCCATGCTGCAGCTCTTCCGAGCCCAACTGCTGCCCAAGGCTATGGTGGAG GTAGAAGATTTTGTGGATCCCAATGGCAAGATCTCTCTACAACGGGAGGAGACACCATCGAACCG AGGAGAGTCGACAGTGCTGAGCTTCGTGAGCTGGCTGACACTAAGCGGCACCGAGCAGTCTAGCGTGAGGGGCCCATCCACTGAGAGCCAGGAGGCTAAGAGAGCTGCCTTAGACTGTATCAAG CAATGTGACCCAGAAAAGATGATCACGGAAAGCAAATTCCTCCAGCTGGAGTCACTGCAGGAGCTCATGAAG GCTCTGGTCTCAGTGACACCAGATGAAGAGACATATGATGAAGAGGATGCTGCTTTCTGCCTGGAGATGCTGCTGAGGATTGTCCTGGAGAACAG AGACCGTGTGGGCTGTGTGTGGCAGACTGTCCGAGACCATCTATACCACCTGTGTGTCCAGGCACAGGATTTCTGCTTCCTTGTGGATCGGGCGGTAGTGGGGCTGCTACGCCTGGCCATTCGGCTACTCCGGAGAGAGGAGATCAGTGGCCAG gtACTGCTCTCTCTTCGCATTTTGCTACTAATGAAGCCCAGCGTGCTTTCCCGAGTCAGTCACCAGGTAGCCTTTGGGCTCCATGAACTCCTTAAGACCAACGCCGCCAACATCCACTCAGGTGATGACTGGGCCACCCTCTTCACGCTGCTGGAGTGCATTGGCTCAGGTGTGAAGCCTCCAGCTGCCCTGCAGGCCACAGCCAGGGCCGATGCACCTGATACTG GGGCCCAATCTGACAGTGAACTCCCATCCTACCATCAAAATGATGTGAGCCTGGACCGAGGGTACACGTCTGACTCAGAGGTATACACTGACCATGGCAGGCCTGGCAAGATCCACCGATCGGCCACAGATGTTGACGTGGTCAACAGCGGTTGGTTAGTG GTGGGGAAGGATGACATCGATAACTCCAAGCCAGGGCCCGGGCCCAACTGGCCAGGCCCTTCACCCCTAGTCAATCAGTACAGCCTAACAGTGGGGCTGGATCTCGGGCCGCATGACACTAAGTCCCTGCTTAAGTGTGTGGAGTCACTGTCCTTCATTGTGCGTGATGCTGCCCACATCACACCCGACAACTTTGAGCTCTGCGTCAAGACTCTCCGCATCTTTGTGGAGGCCAGTCTTAATGGCG GGTGCAAGTCCCAGGAGAAACGTGCCAAGAGCCACAAGTATGAAAGCAAAGGGAACCGCTTTAAGAAGAAATCGAAGGAGGGCCCAGTGCTTCGGCGCCCTCGATCCTCCAGCCAACATACCACTCGGGGCAGCCATAGTGACGACGATGAGGATGAAGGCGTGCCTGCCAGCTACCATACGGTGTCTTTACAGGTCAGTCAGGAC TTGCTAGACCTGATGCACACCCTGCACACTCGGGCGGCCTCTATCTACAGCTCGTGGGCAGAGGAGCAGCGCCACCTGGAGACAGGTGGCCGGAAGATCGAAGCAGATTCACGCACCCTCTGGGCCCACTGCTGGTGCCCTTTGCTGCAGG GCATTGCCTGCCTTTGCTGTGATGCCCGGCGCCAGGTGCGGATGCAGGCGCTGACGTATCTGCAGCGAGCACTGCTGGTACATGATCTGCAAAAGCTCGATGCCCTGGAATGGGAGTCCTGTTTTAACAAG GTGCTGTTTCCTCTACTGACCAAGCTCTTGGAGAACATCAGCCCTGCAGATGTGGGTGGGATGGAAGAGACCCGGATGAGGGCTTCCACCCTGCTCTCTAAG GTCTTCCTGCAGCACCTGTCCCCACTGCTGTCACTGTCTACCTTTGCGGCCCTCTGGTTGACCATCCTGGACTTCATGGACAAGTACATGCACGCAGGCTCCAGTGACTTACTG TCTGAGGCCATCCCTGAGTCTCTGAAGAACATGCTCCTGGTGATGGACACAGCAGAGATTTTCCACAGTGCAGATGCCCGAGGAGGCAGCCCCTCAGCCCTCTGGGAGATCACCTGGGAGCGCATTGATTGTTTTCTGCCCCACCTACGAGATGAGCTCTTCAAGCAGACTGTCATCCAGG ACCCCATGCCCATGGAGCCTCATGCCCAAAAACCTCTGGCCTCAGCTCACCTGACTCCTGCTGCTGGGGACACCAGGACACCTGGCCATCCACCTCCCCCAGAGATGCCCTCTGAACTGGGGGCCTGTG ACTTTGAGAAGCCTGAGGGCGCCCGACCTGCCAACAGCAGCTCCCCTGGATCACCTGTGGCATCTAGCCCCAGCAGGCTGAGCCCTACCCCAGATGGGCCTCCACCCCTGGCTCAGCCCCCACTGATCCTGCAGCCCTTGGCCTCCCCACTGCAGGTGGGCGTGCCACCCATGACTCTGCCCATCATCCTCAACCCTGCTCTCATCGAAGCCACCTCACCAGTGCCCCTCCTGGCCACACCCCGCCCCACAGACCCCATGCCCACCTCTGAGGTGAACTAA